From Cryptomeria japonica unplaced genomic scaffold, Sugi_1.0 HiC_scaffold_28, whole genome shotgun sequence, a single genomic window includes:
- the LOC131861589 gene encoding phospholipase A1-Igamma1, chloroplastic-like, which yields MAVFPLPQLEDNAVLLPSSQTNSTQPQLCDVWRDIQGAHNWNGLLDPMVPNLKAEALRYGNLAQLCYDAFDGKSYSKNYGTCYHSKRDLFNKMGMSESGYQVTKYVYANTNLLNQVFGEKPKDQGVWLGFIAVCTDPNEIRRLGRRDIVIAWRGTQTAEEWIEDLRDILVPTRLSYRCKRTGKNQEHHFADGVLIERGFLSCYTSTVRHRQGAAGATVNISTRDLVVSEIERLIQVYEKEMDNLSITFTGHSLGAALATLSAYDIKQMLCTKHNFHQIPVTVFAFASPRVGNLAFAKRVEEIGVKVLRFVNKRDVVPKVPGVCMNENVGCLSKLLHWLPWTYFHVGFELPLHNNSPFIQHTHNLAYFHNLELYLHLLDGYVGSKQPFSWSGRDHALVNKSCDLLREKYEIPPKWWQEQNKGLVKGPDGKWTQPSEEE from the coding sequence ATGGCCGTATTTCCATTGCCCCAGCTTGAAGATAATGCTGTATTATTACCCAGTTCCCAAACTAACTCAACGCAGCCTCAGCTATGTGACGtatggagagatatacaaggtgcCCATAATTGGAATGGTTTGCTTGATCCCATGGTGCCCAATTTGAAAGCTGAAGCTCTCAGATATGGGAATTTGGCACAGCTTTGTTACGACGCATTTGATGGCAAAAGCTACTCCAAAAACTACGGCACATGTTATCACAGTAAAAGAGATCTGTTCAATAAGATGGGCATGTCTGAAAGTGGCTACCAAGTCACTAAATATGTTTACGCCAATACTAATCTGTTAAATCAAGTTTTTGGTGAGAAACCAAAAGACCAAGGTGTTTGGTTGGGTTTTATTGCAGTTTGCACGGATCCAAATGAGATAAGAAGGCTTGGACGACGAGACATAGTGATTGCATGGAGAGGAACTCAGACTGCTGAAGAATGGATAGAAGACCTGAGAGATATTCTTGTACCTACAAGATTATCCTATAGATGCAAGAGGACAGGCAAAAACCAAGAGCATCATTTCGCGGATGGAGTACTAATTGAGAGAGGATTCCTGAGCTGCTATACTTCAACTGTCCGTCACCGTCAAGGCGCTGCAGGAGCCACTGTGAACATCAGCACCAGAGATTTGGTAGTCTCAGAGATAGAACGATTGATTCAAGTTTATGAAAAAGAGATGGACAATTTAAGCATAACATTTACGGGACACAGCTTAGGAGCTGCTCTTGCAACCTTGAGCGCTTATGATATCAAACAAATGCTTTGCACCAAGCATAATTTTCATCAAATTCCCGTCACCGTCTTCGCTTTTGCCTCTCCCCGGGTGGGAAATCTTGCGTTTGCTAAACGGGTGGAGGAGATTGGAGTGAAAGTGCTGAGGTTTGTGAACAAGCGTGACGTGGTTCCCAAAGTGCCCGGAGTTTGTATGAACGAGAACGTGGGATGCCTCAGCAAATTGCTGCATTGGCTTCCGTGGACATACTTTCATGTTGGCTTCGAGCTTCCTTTACACAACAATTCTCCATTCATTCAGCACACCCATAATCTTGCCTACTTTCATAATTTAGAGCTTTACTTGCATTTACTGGACGGGTATGTTGGAAGTAAGCAGCCGTTTTCTTGGAGTGGAAGAGATCATGCTCTGGTTAATAAGAGCTGTGATTTATTGCGCGAGAAATATGAAATTCCTCCAAAATGGTGGCAGGAACAGAACAAGGGCCTCGTTAAAGGTCCAGATGGCAAATGGACGCAGCCATCAGAAGAGGAATAA